Proteins from a genomic interval of Quercus lobata isolate SW786 chromosome 11, ValleyOak3.0 Primary Assembly, whole genome shotgun sequence:
- the LOC115967572 gene encoding classical arabinogalactan protein 1-like codes for MAHSSSIVILLLAMLVVSAIAQSPASSPVASPKKSPALSPHASAPSPATVKSPPSPSPVTTPSSISGPPSEAPAPAQNGAVSNSFALAGSVAVVAFAGFLVM; via the coding sequence ATGGCTCACTCCTCAAGCATTGTGATTCTTTTGCTTGCAATGTTGGTGGTCTCCGCCATAGCTCAATCTCCGGCGTCTTCTCCGGTGGCTTCTCCAAAGAAATCTCCGGCGTTGTCTCCTCATGCCTCTGCGCCTTCTCCGGCCACCGTGAAGTCTCCTCCATCGCCTTCTCCGGTGACTACTCCCTCATCGATCTCCGGGCCACCATCTGAAGCACCTGCTCCCGCACAGAACGGTGCCGTTTCGAACAGTTTCGCTCTCGCCGGATCTGTGGCTGTTGTGGCGTTTGCTGGGTTTTTAGTGATGTAG